A genomic region of Aeropyrum pernix K1 contains the following coding sequences:
- a CDS encoding heterodisulfide reductase-related iron-sulfur binding cluster, with the protein MAGPVEHFFMVEDLKIFVYILAGLSSAVLLYSLVEFYRRVFRGYAPLEAAENTGGLRATVDRLVWYGLLQYKVLRHRFPGIMHASIFYGILVLFIATIIRALDYYIGGWLLQPPFFYVYKLANNMAGILVIVGVTMAAYRRWRGLTPGLPRDPGYYLVLALLAAIVVTGFVVEGMVVALYRYGEGFESPLYDPVGYLVYLALEGVDRDILVEAYRGLWLLHLAMAQLGIALIPFTNLWHIPAVLANIAFARPGPAVASLRTYEDLDERIEQDKPIGVVKLSDTTWKQRLDFEACTSCMRCTNSCPAAESGKVLDPRGVVYGLRLKLREGDWESEVLDPENPGDGSKAGVNPEAIWSCLTCGACVNECPVLIHHVDIILDVRRGMMSTGSEHVPEQVLNVLQNLQYNGNPLGQSPLDKEEWFQELGEKLGDEVIAREGEEYEVLYWAGCVTGYDPRIRPVGESILRLLRKAGVKAAIMPYTGCTGEPALRMGEEALFVELMIQFLEELSKYKFKKLVVNCPHCLTTIKHDYRRYKRYLEKREDAKHLTEVLDRLEVEHHSVTLARLVREGKLKAAADDGKPVTYHDPCYLGRWNGVYSEPREVLRRGAGLRIREMPRNMEKSFCCGGGGGQLFYEVKRGRRVSRIRAEEASQTLGGEGVVAVACPFCNTMFRAEAEEFGFEVKDIAEILDKEGSGG; encoded by the coding sequence GTGGCTGGGCCTGTTGAGCACTTCTTCATGGTGGAGGATCTCAAGATTTTCGTCTATATACTGGCTGGATTGAGCTCGGCAGTGCTACTCTACTCACTAGTTGAATTTTACAGAAGGGTGTTTAGAGGCTATGCCCCTTTGGAGGCAGCGGAGAATACCGGGGGTTTGAGAGCAACAGTCGATAGGCTCGTGTGGTATGGGCTCCTCCAGTACAAGGTCCTCAGACACCGGTTTCCCGGGATTATGCACGCCTCCATATTCTACGGCATACTAGTCCTTTTCATAGCCACTATAATCAGAGCTCTAGACTACTACATAGGAGGCTGGCTACTGCAGCCCCCGTTCTTCTACGTGTACAAGCTTGCCAACAACATGGCCGGAATTCTAGTAATCGTAGGCGTGACCATGGCCGCGTACAGAAGGTGGAGAGGACTAACGCCCGGCCTGCCCAGGGATCCAGGCTACTACCTAGTACTAGCCCTCCTGGCCGCGATAGTTGTAACAGGGTTCGTGGTTGAAGGTATGGTTGTAGCCCTCTACAGGTATGGAGAGGGTTTTGAATCGCCCTTGTACGATCCAGTAGGCTATCTTGTATACCTAGCCCTGGAGGGTGTTGACAGGGATATATTGGTTGAGGCTTACCGGGGCCTCTGGCTTCTACACCTAGCCATGGCCCAGCTGGGCATAGCCCTTATCCCCTTCACAAACCTGTGGCACATTCCAGCGGTCCTCGCAAACATTGCCTTTGCCAGACCTGGCCCTGCAGTAGCCAGCCTCAGGACCTACGAGGACCTGGATGAGAGGATAGAGCAGGATAAGCCGATAGGCGTTGTCAAGCTGTCTGACACCACATGGAAGCAGAGGCTTGACTTCGAAGCGTGTACAAGCTGCATGAGATGTACAAACAGCTGCCCGGCAGCCGAGTCGGGCAAAGTCCTGGACCCTAGGGGCGTCGTTTATGGCTTGAGGCTGAAGCTGAGGGAGGGAGACTGGGAGTCTGAGGTCCTCGATCCCGAGAACCCCGGTGACGGTAGCAAGGCTGGGGTTAATCCGGAGGCCATATGGAGCTGCCTAACATGCGGTGCCTGCGTCAACGAATGCCCCGTCCTCATCCACCACGTAGACATTATACTAGATGTTCGAAGGGGAATGATGAGCACTGGAAGCGAGCATGTGCCTGAGCAAGTTCTAAATGTTCTCCAGAACCTCCAATACAACGGCAACCCCTTGGGGCAGAGCCCCCTTGACAAGGAAGAGTGGTTCCAAGAGCTCGGCGAGAAGCTAGGAGACGAGGTTATAGCAAGGGAAGGAGAAGAATACGAGGTCCTCTACTGGGCCGGCTGCGTTACAGGCTACGACCCCAGGATAAGGCCTGTGGGCGAGTCCATACTAAGGCTCCTAAGGAAGGCTGGGGTAAAGGCCGCCATAATGCCCTACACAGGATGTACCGGAGAGCCGGCCCTCAGGATGGGTGAGGAAGCCCTCTTCGTCGAGCTAATGATACAGTTCCTGGAGGAGCTTTCCAAGTATAAGTTCAAGAAGCTAGTTGTAAACTGTCCCCACTGCCTAACCACCATAAAGCACGACTACAGAAGGTACAAGAGATATCTGGAAAAGAGGGAAGACGCCAAACATTTGACGGAGGTCCTAGATAGGCTGGAGGTTGAGCACCACAGCGTCACCCTAGCCAGGCTAGTCAGAGAGGGTAAGCTAAAGGCGGCTGCAGATGATGGGAAGCCAGTAACCTACCACGACCCGTGCTACCTTGGCAGGTGGAACGGGGTGTACAGTGAGCCGAGGGAGGTCCTCCGCCGGGGGGCTGGACTAAGGATTAGAGAGATGCCGAGAAATATGGAGAAAAGCTTCTGCTGCGGAGGAGGAGGTGGACAGCTGTTCTACGAGGTAAAGAGGGGCAGGAGGGTTTCGAGGATCAGAGCTGAGGAGGCAAGCCAAACACTGGGTGGTGAAGGTGTCGTTGCAGTCGCTTGCCCCTTCTGCAACACTATGTTCCGTGCGGAGGCGGAGGAGTTCGGATTCGAGGTCAAGGATATAGCTGAGATCCTCGATAAAGAGGGGTCAGGAGGCTAG
- a CDS encoding proteasome assembly chaperone family protein, which translates to MNSSIVYREEIYGWEFLEFEHLEDVKFMIVGLPDVGLVGAITGMHLIRSKDMSYTVGIDHYGALPPVVIMNRGRVLHPIRIYRSGDVAALITDVPILPAAIPSFSAAVVEYSRRRGIEYIISATGVGNPKRLEQEKPSLYWLASDKKASLLASSLRMASEPEQGIIVGPYAIILKEAMKKHVHNLVLLADSFIDIPDPEAAAVIVEGINSITGLNVSVDELIKQAEEIKLRMRDLMKETKAVMARMGKEMEYRAPILYT; encoded by the coding sequence TTGAACTCAAGCATCGTGTACAGGGAGGAGATCTACGGATGGGAGTTCCTCGAGTTCGAGCACCTCGAGGACGTAAAGTTCATGATTGTGGGTCTCCCAGACGTAGGCCTGGTAGGCGCCATAACAGGGATGCACTTGATCCGCTCTAAGGATATGTCCTACACGGTGGGTATAGACCATTACGGGGCTCTCCCCCCAGTTGTCATAATGAACAGAGGCAGGGTTCTACACCCTATCAGGATATATAGAAGCGGCGATGTGGCTGCTCTCATAACCGACGTTCCGATACTACCCGCGGCCATACCCTCATTCTCGGCGGCGGTGGTCGAGTATTCGAGAAGGAGGGGCATAGAGTACATAATAAGCGCGACGGGCGTCGGCAACCCGAAGAGGCTGGAGCAGGAGAAGCCCAGCCTGTATTGGCTAGCCAGCGACAAAAAGGCGAGCCTGCTTGCGTCAAGCCTGAGGATGGCGAGCGAGCCTGAGCAGGGTATTATAGTCGGACCCTACGCTATAATACTCAAAGAAGCTATGAAGAAGCACGTCCACAACCTAGTGCTGCTTGCAGACTCGTTCATAGACATCCCCGACCCTGAAGCCGCGGCCGTCATAGTGGAGGGGATAAACTCGATAACAGGCCTTAACGTCTCGGTAGATGAGCTGATCAAGCAGGCGGAGGAGATTAAGCTCAGGATGAGGGATCTGATGAAGGAGACGAAGGCGGTTATGGCTAGGATGGGCAAGGAGATGGAGTACAGGGCTCCGATACTCTACACATAG
- a CDS encoding Hsp20/alpha crystallin family protein, with protein sequence MSEYGFDDEFRRIIMRFYQALREAEETFSTMTRLAIGELREFEELLEQRLQEFQGEGIEPIVSVDDLGDRLRILIDLPGMDRESLNIVVLEDRVEISARIREHVVKRALGSLSEKFSFREYRGVYRLPAPVDPRSVRIRTRGSLIIVEADKKAAV encoded by the coding sequence ATGTCAGAATATGGGTTTGATGACGAGTTTAGGAGGATAATAATGCGTTTCTACCAAGCCCTACGAGAAGCTGAAGAGACGTTCTCAACTATGACCCGGCTCGCTATTGGCGAGCTGAGGGAGTTCGAGGAGCTGCTCGAACAGAGGCTTCAGGAGTTCCAGGGAGAGGGTATAGAGCCTATAGTAAGCGTGGACGATCTTGGGGACAGGCTGAGGATTCTAATAGACCTACCGGGGATGGATAGGGAGTCTCTCAACATTGTCGTTCTTGAAGATAGGGTGGAGATCAGCGCTAGAATAAGGGAGCACGTTGTTAAGCGTGCTCTGGGATCCCTTTCCGAGAAGTTCAGCTTCCGAGAATACAGGGGTGTTTATAGGCTACCCGCCCCAGTGGATCCAAGGAGCGTCAGGATAAGAACTAGAGGTTCTCTAATAATTGTGGAGGCTGATAAGAAGGCGGCTGTCTAG
- a CDS encoding ferredoxin, with product MTKDMIKVVIEPRESCMPDFVCVAVCPEVFEKHGDGRARVRGGLGEGFFDRSLEACASEAARLCPRGIIRVYRVGDDG from the coding sequence ATGACTAAAGATATGATAAAAGTCGTGATAGAGCCGAGGGAGTCTTGCATGCCGGATTTTGTCTGCGTCGCCGTCTGCCCGGAGGTTTTCGAGAAGCATGGGGATGGCAGGGCAAGGGTTAGGGGCGGCCTCGGGGAGGGATTCTTCGACCGCTCTTTAGAAGCCTGTGCCTCGGAGGCAGCAAGGCTCTGCCCAAGGGGCATAATAAGGGTTTATAGGGTTGGCGATGATGGTTAA